In a genomic window of Bradyrhizobium sp. LLZ17:
- a CDS encoding amino acid ABC transporter substrate-binding protein yields MRLLPTVLLAVTCLAGAASADDLSGTLQKVKDTKKITLGYQEASVPFSYLDGDQKPVGFAIDICLKIVDAVKKQLGTPDIAVEFLPVTSSNRIPLMVNGTLDLHCSATTNNADRQKQVAFTNTHFLSATRFAAKKVAKITTIDDLKGKSVTAVAGSVNLTQLAKINTERNLGINLMPAKDQAEAFLLLETDRAQAYALDDVQLAVAIARSKEPALFMISEETFSKPEPYGIMLRREDAPFKALADRATAELYASPEIEVLYRKWLESPTPPNGLNYNVPMSPALRNAFKKPSSSFDPDVYVVH; encoded by the coding sequence ATGCGTCTTCTACCCACCGTTCTCCTAGCCGTCACTTGTCTTGCGGGCGCCGCCTCGGCCGACGACCTGTCGGGTACGCTTCAGAAGGTCAAGGACACGAAGAAGATCACGCTTGGCTATCAGGAGGCGTCCGTACCCTTCAGCTATCTGGATGGCGACCAGAAGCCGGTCGGCTTTGCCATCGATATCTGCCTCAAGATCGTGGACGCGGTGAAGAAGCAGCTCGGCACGCCCGATATCGCGGTCGAATTCCTGCCAGTGACGTCGTCGAATCGCATCCCTCTGATGGTCAACGGTACGCTCGACCTGCATTGCTCGGCGACCACTAACAATGCCGACCGCCAGAAGCAGGTCGCCTTCACCAACACGCATTTCCTCAGTGCGACGCGATTTGCCGCCAAGAAGGTCGCGAAGATCACCACGATCGACGATCTCAAGGGCAAGTCCGTCACGGCGGTGGCGGGGTCGGTCAACTTGACACAGCTCGCCAAGATCAACACCGAGCGCAATCTCGGCATCAACCTGATGCCGGCCAAGGATCAGGCCGAGGCCTTCCTGTTGCTCGAAACCGATCGCGCCCAGGCCTACGCGCTTGACGACGTGCAGCTTGCGGTCGCGATCGCGCGCTCGAAGGAGCCGGCGCTCTTCATGATCAGCGAGGAAACATTTTCCAAGCCCGAGCCCTACGGGATCATGCTGCGGCGCGAGGATGCTCCGTTCAAGGCGCTGGCCGATCGCGCCACGGCTGAACTCTACGCCAGCCCGGAAATAGAGGTGTTGTACAGGAAGTGGCTGGAATCGCCGACGCCGCCGAACGGGCTGAACTACAACGTCCCGATGTCGCCGGCTCTGCGCAACGCCTTCAAGAAGCCGAGCTCGAGCTTTGATCCGGATGTGTACGTGGTGCACTGA
- a CDS encoding nuclear transport factor 2 family protein: protein MSITAKSEKAPSSDAEIVEAYLTASMIPDPDAAAAYMKSGTVITFTGGSEFDHPRGPTGFNAKRYRWVKKKMDRFDVCPGAVETVVYSIGTLYGEWMDGTPFEGNRYVDRFVVRSGQIVKMDVWNDSAERILVQRGIDA from the coding sequence ATGTCCATCACCGCGAAAAGCGAAAAAGCGCCCTCGTCGGACGCCGAGATCGTGGAAGCCTATCTCACGGCATCGATGATTCCCGATCCCGACGCCGCGGCAGCCTACATGAAGTCGGGCACGGTGATCACCTTTACCGGCGGGAGCGAGTTCGATCACCCGCGCGGGCCGACCGGCTTCAACGCCAAGCGCTATCGCTGGGTCAAGAAGAAGATGGACCGCTTCGACGTCTGTCCGGGCGCGGTCGAGACCGTCGTCTACAGCATCGGCACGCTCTATGGCGAGTGGATGGACGGCACGCCCTTCGAGGGCAATCGCTATGTCGATCGCTTCGTGGTCAGGAGCGGCCAGATCGTGAAGATGGATGTCTGGAACGACAGTGCCGAGCGCATTCTGGTGCAGCGAGGCATCGACGCGTAA